The following proteins are encoded in a genomic region of Catharus ustulatus isolate bCatUst1 chromosome 4, bCatUst1.pri.v2, whole genome shotgun sequence:
- the EMP1 gene encoding epithelial membrane protein 1, with protein MLVLLAGIFVVHIATVIMLFVSTIANVWMVGSSNYATISTGLWLLCNRTCTQLPVTSQDEASLKAVQAFMILSIIFSVVALILFIIQLFTLEKGKRFYMTGAVMLVCWMCILIAVSIYTARFTGMVPFSTNPHHGYCFILAWICFCFSFIIGILYLVLRKK; from the exons ATGTTGGTGCTACTGGCTGGTATCTTTGTGGTTCACATCGCCACTGTCATCATGCTCTTTGTCTCCACCATTGCCAAC GTTTGGATGGTGGGTTCCTCCAACTATGCAACAATCTCAACAGGACTCTGGCTGCTGTGCAACAGGACCTGCACTCAGCTGCCAGTCACCAGTCAAGATGAGG CTTCCCTTAAAGCTGTGCAAGCCTTTATGATCCTCTCGATCATTTTCTCCGTCGTGGCGCTCATCCTGTTCATTATCCAGCTGTTCACCCTGGAAAAAGGCAAACGTTTCTACATGACCGGAGCCGTCATGCTGGTTTGCT GGATGTGCATTCTGATTGCAGTCTCCATTTACACAGCTCGGTTCACAGGCATGGTGCCGTTCTCCACAAATCCTCACCATGGCTACTGCTTCATATTGGCCTGGATCTGCTTTTGCTTCAGTTTCATCATCGGCATCCTCTACCTTgttcttaggaaaaaataa